One part of the Parabacteroides distasonis ATCC 8503 genome encodes these proteins:
- a CDS encoding MBOAT family O-acyltransferase: MLFNSIEFLIFLPLVFFGYWFVFKSLRWQNLFVVAVSYLFYGWWDWRFLLLILFTSLCSYLSGVYLEKCAGNRLVQKWISAGNILLNLSILGVFKYFDFFTENLVNVLHLLGWDADYVTLNILLPVGISFYTFQALSYTIDVYQGKIKATHDIVAFFAYISFFPQLVAGPIERATHLLPQFLRPRNFDCDLALDGIRQMLWGFFKKVVVADNCALFVNGVFENYQTLDGSTLFLGAFFFTIQIYGDFSGYSDIAIGCARLFGIDLMQNFKYPYFSRDIAEFWRRWHISLTTWFRDYIYIPLGGSRAGKWKSFRNTLVIFLVSGFWHGANWTFVAWGAYHALLFLPLLLLGQNRRYRDSVAENSFLPSVKELTQMGATFLLVLLGWILFRSEDISQAAVYLERMFNVSLFSAPQLVGLGFGQLLLKKCFFFTALMFVVEWIGRKQAHGLMIEDLSLPVRYVIYTVLLIIIYGFDASNPQGFIYFQF; the protein is encoded by the coding sequence ATGTTATTTAATTCCATAGAGTTCCTTATATTCCTGCCATTGGTTTTCTTTGGTTACTGGTTTGTTTTCAAGTCTTTGCGGTGGCAAAATCTATTTGTGGTAGCTGTTAGTTACCTGTTCTACGGATGGTGGGACTGGCGCTTTTTGCTGCTGATCCTGTTTACGTCGTTATGCAGTTACTTGAGTGGAGTCTATTTGGAGAAATGCGCTGGCAACCGGTTGGTCCAAAAGTGGATAAGTGCCGGTAATATTTTACTGAACCTTTCGATCTTGGGCGTATTTAAGTACTTTGATTTTTTTACCGAGAATTTGGTAAATGTCCTTCACCTATTGGGCTGGGATGCCGATTACGTGACGTTGAATATCTTGCTCCCTGTCGGGATCAGTTTTTATACGTTTCAGGCTTTGAGCTATACGATTGATGTTTACCAAGGTAAAATCAAGGCGACTCATGATATCGTGGCATTCTTCGCTTATATCAGTTTCTTCCCCCAATTAGTGGCGGGCCCGATAGAACGGGCTACCCATTTGTTGCCTCAGTTTCTCCGGCCTCGTAATTTCGATTGTGATCTGGCGTTGGATGGTATACGCCAGATGCTTTGGGGATTTTTCAAGAAAGTGGTGGTTGCCGATAACTGCGCTTTGTTCGTGAACGGTGTGTTTGAGAATTACCAGACGTTGGATGGGAGTACCTTGTTTCTGGGGGCTTTCTTCTTTACGATACAGATTTACGGGGATTTTTCCGGATACTCGGATATAGCGATCGGCTGTGCCCGGTTGTTTGGCATAGACCTTATGCAGAACTTTAAGTATCCTTATTTCTCCCGGGATATAGCGGAGTTTTGGCGGCGTTGGCATATCTCTTTGACGACTTGGTTCCGGGATTATATCTATATACCCCTAGGGGGAAGCCGGGCAGGGAAATGGAAGAGCTTCCGGAATACCCTTGTTATTTTCTTGGTAAGTGGGTTCTGGCACGGGGCTAACTGGACGTTTGTGGCATGGGGAGCGTATCATGCATTGTTGTTTCTGCCATTGTTATTGTTGGGTCAAAATAGGAGGTATAGAGATTCCGTGGCGGAAAACAGTTTCCTTCCCTCTGTGAAGGAATTGACACAGATGGGAGCTACGTTTTTGCTGGTCTTATTGGGATGGATTCTGTTCCGGTCGGAAGATATATCCCAAGCGGCTGTGTATCTCGAGCGGATGTTCAATGTCTCGTTATTCTCAGCTCCTCAGCTTGTGGGCTTGGGATTCGGGCAACTCCTGCTGAAGAAATGTTTCTTTTTCACGGCTCTTATGTTCGTCGTGGAATGGATCGGCCGAAAACAGGCGCATGGGTTGATGATAGAGGACCTGAGCCTTCCGGTTCGGTATGTTATCTATACGGTATTGCTGATTATCATCTATGGTTTCGACGCCAGTAATCCACAAGGTTTCATTTATTTTCAATTCTGA
- a CDS encoding peptidylprolyl isomerase, producing MKRQIFSLFLLLLTLVACGDKPLDPNKPVYVKIKTTMGDVTVLLYDDTPLHRDNFIKLCQSNEYEGMLFHRVIKEFVVQGGDPESKAHEPGALYGDGDGGYTVPAEILPNHFNKKGALIDAKEIDAVNPERASAGTQFCFVQGKVLDDKELAEKEARINEIRRNWLYYKFRDELKKQDPSLAADSLENELHARASILVEDTLAVLGPVVIPAERREIYKTIGGVPHLDGSVTIFGEVVEGFDIVEKISVVKTDKNDRPLHDVMIKSTKVFQK from the coding sequence ATGAAACGACAAATTTTCTCGCTGTTCCTGCTCTTGCTCACGTTGGTAGCTTGTGGGGATAAGCCTTTGGACCCGAATAAACCCGTATATGTGAAAATCAAGACGACGATGGGAGACGTCACCGTCCTGCTATACGACGATACGCCTCTTCACCGGGATAACTTCATCAAGCTTTGCCAGTCGAACGAGTATGAGGGTATGCTTTTCCACCGTGTTATCAAGGAGTTTGTCGTGCAAGGTGGTGATCCGGAGAGTAAAGCGCATGAGCCGGGTGCCTTGTATGGGGATGGCGATGGTGGTTATACCGTTCCCGCTGAGATATTACCTAATCATTTTAATAAGAAAGGCGCTTTGATCGACGCGAAAGAGATCGATGCCGTGAATCCGGAACGTGCTTCCGCCGGTACGCAGTTCTGTTTTGTGCAAGGGAAAGTCTTGGACGACAAGGAGCTTGCGGAGAAAGAGGCTCGTATCAACGAGATCCGCCGCAACTGGTTGTACTATAAATTCCGGGATGAGCTGAAAAAGCAAGATCCTTCCTTGGCCGCCGATTCCTTGGAGAATGAGTTACATGCCCGTGCGTCCATCTTGGTGGAAGATACGTTGGCGGTATTAGGCCCGGTAGTGATCCCGGCCGAACGGCGTGAGATTTATAAGACAATCGGTGGCGTTCCGCATCTGGATGGCTCGGTAACGATCTTTGGCGAGGTAGTGGAAGGCTTCGATATCGTAGAGAAGATCTCCGTGGTAAAGACGGATAAGAACGATCGTCCTTTACACGACGTGATGATTAAATCGACGAAGGTTTTCCAGAAATAA
- a CDS encoding efflux RND transporter permease subunit — protein MKPGFFIDRPVFSTVLSILIVIVGIIGLALLPVDQYPQITPPVVKISATYPGASALTVSQAVATPIEQELNGTPGMIYMQSSSSNSGSLNITVTFDVSADADLAAVEIQNRVKLAESRLPAEVIQNGITIEKQAPSQLMTLSLMSDDPKFDEIYLSNFATINVLDVLRRIPGVGRVSNIGSRYYGMQIWVYPDRLANMGLTVSDLQDALKDQNRESAAGELGKQPVLDVDVTLPITAPGRLSTVKEFEDIVVRANPDGSIVRMSDVARVSLEASSYSTESGINGKNAAILGIYMLPGANALEVATKVKEAMKDISKNFPEGLEYNFPFDMTEYISQSVHEVYKTLFEALFLVVLVVFLSLQNWRAALIPTIAVPISLIGTFGFMLIFGFSLNMLTLLGLILAIGIVVDDAIVVVENVERIMAEERVTAREATHKAMRELSGALIATSMVLAAVFVPVSFLGGITGQLYRQFSVTIVVSVLLSTVVALTLSPAMCAIILRPSHKKKAFIFRKINLWLAKGNKKYTKLLRISIANPRRILAGFGMVLVAIFVLNRMLPTSFIPEEDQGFFTVELEMPEGTTLERTRAVTDRAIEFLDHHPAVAYVQNVTGSSPRVGTNQGRATLTVILKPWEERKSSGMKVEDVMADARREFYYYPEAKSYVNRPPVIPGLGESGGLEMQLEAKGDASWDNLVSATDTFLYYASQAPELQGVSSAMQSEIPQLYFDVDRDQAKFLGIPLSDIFSTMKAYLGSVYVNDFNMFNRIYRVYIQAEAPYRATRDNLDLFFVRSKDGAMVPLTALGTTQYTTGPGTIKRFNMFTTASINAVAAPGYSTGEAMAAMERIAREHLPENIGLEWSGLSYQEKQAGGQTGFVLALVFLFVFLFLAAQYESWIVPIAVLLSLPVATLGAYLGIWATGLENDIYYQIGLVTLIGLAAKNAILIVEFAKVQVDNGVDVVRAAIHAAQMRFRPILMTSLAFVLGMLPMVLASGPGSASRHSIGTGVFFGMLVAITVGIVLVPFFFVLIYKIKGKMRMERIAQKKEVVTSILKRHKNGKL, from the coding sequence ATGAAACCGGGATTCTTTATAGACCGTCCTGTCTTTTCGACCGTCTTATCGATACTGATCGTGATTGTCGGAATCATCGGACTGGCATTGTTGCCTGTGGACCAGTATCCGCAGATTACGCCCCCTGTAGTGAAGATCAGCGCCACGTATCCGGGAGCGAGCGCCTTGACGGTGTCTCAAGCGGTCGCTACCCCGATCGAGCAGGAGCTGAACGGTACGCCGGGTATGATCTATATGCAAAGTAGTAGCTCGAACTCGGGTAGCTTGAATATTACGGTGACCTTCGATGTATCCGCCGATGCGGACTTGGCGGCTGTCGAGATCCAGAACCGTGTGAAACTGGCCGAGAGCCGTTTGCCCGCCGAGGTGATCCAAAATGGTATCACGATCGAGAAGCAGGCTCCTAGCCAGCTGATGACCTTGAGCTTGATGTCCGACGATCCGAAGTTCGATGAGATCTATCTGAGTAATTTTGCCACGATCAACGTGTTGGACGTATTGCGCCGTATCCCGGGCGTAGGTCGTGTATCGAATATCGGTAGCCGTTATTACGGTATGCAGATCTGGGTATATCCGGATCGGTTGGCCAACATGGGATTGACGGTAAGTGATTTGCAAGATGCCTTGAAAGACCAGAACCGGGAGTCGGCGGCGGGCGAGCTGGGTAAGCAGCCCGTGCTGGATGTGGATGTCACCTTGCCTATCACGGCCCCGGGACGTTTGTCTACCGTGAAGGAGTTCGAGGATATCGTGGTGCGAGCAAACCCGGATGGCTCGATCGTCCGGATGAGCGACGTGGCCCGGGTATCGCTGGAGGCTTCCTCTTATTCTACGGAGAGTGGGATCAATGGGAAGAACGCCGCTATCTTGGGTATCTATATGTTGCCGGGGGCGAACGCTCTGGAGGTCGCCACGAAGGTGAAAGAGGCGATGAAGGATATCAGCAAGAACTTCCCGGAAGGCTTGGAGTATAATTTCCCGTTCGATATGACGGAGTATATCTCACAATCCGTGCACGAGGTGTATAAGACCTTGTTCGAGGCCCTTTTCTTGGTCGTTCTCGTAGTGTTCCTCTCGTTACAGAATTGGCGTGCGGCTTTGATCCCGACGATCGCCGTCCCGATCTCCTTGATCGGTACGTTCGGTTTCATGTTGATCTTCGGTTTCTCGTTGAATATGCTAACCTTGCTGGGATTGATCTTGGCGATCGGTATCGTGGTGGACGACGCTATCGTGGTGGTGGAGAACGTGGAGCGTATCATGGCCGAGGAGCGTGTGACTGCCCGTGAGGCTACGCATAAGGCGATGCGGGAATTGTCTGGTGCTTTGATCGCTACCTCCATGGTATTGGCTGCCGTGTTCGTGCCGGTGAGTTTCTTGGGGGGTATCACGGGGCAGCTGTACCGTCAGTTCTCTGTTACGATCGTGGTTTCCGTGCTGTTGTCCACGGTAGTGGCCTTGACGTTGAGCCCGGCGATGTGCGCCATCATCTTGCGTCCGTCTCATAAGAAGAAAGCGTTTATTTTCCGTAAGATCAATCTGTGGTTGGCGAAAGGAAATAAGAAATATACGAAGTTGTTGCGTATCTCTATCGCTAATCCCCGCCGTATCTTGGCAGGGTTCGGGATGGTACTGGTGGCCATCTTTGTCTTGAACCGGATGTTGCCTACCAGCTTTATCCCGGAGGAGGATCAAGGGTTCTTCACTGTAGAGCTGGAGATGCCCGAGGGTACTACCTTGGAACGTACACGTGCCGTAACCGACCGTGCGATCGAGTTCCTCGACCATCATCCGGCCGTGGCCTACGTACAGAATGTAACGGGTAGCAGTCCCCGTGTCGGTACGAACCAAGGGCGTGCCACGCTGACGGTGATCTTGAAACCGTGGGAAGAGCGTAAATCCTCCGGCATGAAGGTAGAGGACGTGATGGCCGATGCCCGCCGGGAATTCTACTATTACCCCGAGGCTAAGTCGTATGTGAACCGTCCACCGGTAATCCCGGGTTTGGGTGAGAGCGGTGGCTTGGAGATGCAGTTGGAGGCTAAGGGAGACGCTAGCTGGGATAATCTGGTAAGTGCCACGGATACTTTCCTGTATTACGCTTCGCAAGCGCCTGAGCTTCAAGGTGTGTCTTCCGCCATGCAGAGCGAGATCCCGCAGTTGTATTTCGACGTGGACCGTGATCAGGCGAAGTTCCTCGGCATCCCGTTGTCTGATATCTTCTCGACCATGAAGGCTTATCTAGGCTCCGTGTACGTGAACGACTTCAATATGTTCAACCGTATTTACCGTGTATATATCCAAGCGGAGGCGCCTTATCGGGCCACCCGGGATAATCTGGATTTGTTCTTCGTCCGCAGTAAGGATGGGGCGATGGTTCCATTGACTGCCTTGGGCACGACCCAATATACGACCGGTCCGGGAACGATCAAGCGTTTCAATATGTTCACCACGGCCTCGATCAACGCCGTAGCCGCTCCGGGATATAGTACGGGTGAGGCGATGGCTGCGATGGAACGGATCGCTAGGGAGCATCTGCCCGAGAATATCGGTCTGGAGTGGAGCGGTCTTTCCTATCAAGAGAAACAGGCCGGTGGGCAGACTGGTTTTGTCTTGGCGTTGGTCTTCTTGTTTGTCTTCTTGTTCTTGGCGGCTCAGTATGAGAGCTGGATCGTGCCGATCGCCGTATTGCTTTCCTTGCCGGTAGCTACGCTGGGCGCCTACTTGGGCATCTGGGCGACAGGGTTGGAGAACGATATTTATTATCAGATCGGTCTGGTAACCTTGATCGGTTTGGCGGCGAAGAACGCTATCTTGATCGTTGAGTTCGCCAAGGTACAGGTGGATAACGGGGTAGATGTGGTGAGAGCCGCTATCCATGCCGCCCAGATGCGTTTCCGCCCGATCTTGATGACCTCGTTGGCCTTCGTGTTGGGTATGCTTCCGATGGTGTTAGCCAGCGGACCGGGCTCAGCTTCCCGCCATAGTATCGGTACGGGCGTGTTCTTCGGTATGCTGGTGGCGATTACGGTAGGTATCGTGTTGGTTCCCTTCTTCTTTGTTTTGATCTATAAGATAAAGGGAAAGATGCGTATGGAACGTATCGCTCAAAAGAAAGAAGTGGTAACCTCTATTTTAAAGAGACACAAAAACGGAAAATTATGA
- a CDS encoding WbuC family cupin fold metalloprotein, giving the protein MKIINEQLLDETQAKALQSPRLRMNYNFHEKLDDPINRLLNAMEPGTYLRPHRHLNPAKDEIFLLLRGKVAVFLFDEEGNITEKTILNPKEGAYGAEIKAGTWHGLLVLESGSVIYEIKQGPFAPLAPENLAPWSPEAEDTEGVKKYLEWLESQI; this is encoded by the coding sequence ATGAAGATAATCAACGAACAATTACTCGACGAGACCCAGGCCAAAGCCTTGCAGTCTCCCCGCCTGCGAATGAACTATAATTTCCATGAGAAATTGGATGATCCGATCAATCGGTTACTGAATGCCATGGAGCCCGGTACGTATTTGCGTCCGCACCGGCATTTAAATCCGGCGAAAGACGAGATCTTCTTGCTGCTGCGTGGGAAGGTAGCGGTATTCTTGTTTGACGAGGAAGGGAATATCACGGAGAAAACGATACTGAATCCAAAGGAAGGCGCTTATGGAGCGGAGATCAAGGCAGGGACATGGCACGGGCTTCTGGTACTGGAATCCGGATCGGTTATTTATGAGATAAAGCAAGGGCCGTTCGCGCCGCTAGCACCGGAGAACCTAGCGCCTTGGAGCCCCGAGGCGGAAGATACGGAGGGAGTAAAGAAGTATCTGGAATGGCTCGAGAGCCAAATATGA
- a CDS encoding efflux transporter outer membrane subunit has translation MMTKNFYIAAFVVSMLAFSSCKIGKRYVRPELNLPDRIEAYTDTTDTASVENIPWESLYADEALKDLIRKALDNNKDMKIAAKRISFASMLPEVGANVYAQKERLNYGGDNPKPDPEFGAKLTLSWELDLWGNLRWANEAAIASYMETVEGQRALRLTIIAEVAANYYQLCALDQELSIVQQTLDARREGVRLAKLRYEGGLTSETAYNQAQVELARTETLIPSLERQIKIKESDLSMLLGEYTDDIPRGLSLSDQHLPDALPIGLPSSLLERRPDMRQAEFKLRAANAQVGVAQTDLFPKIRLTSNYGFESDELSSILKSPAGFIAGSLLQPIFAMGKNKAKVKAAKARYEQEVYSYEKSVLGAFKEVNNAIVTVRKVKEIRASRMNLEASASKYLELAQLQYINGVISYMDVLDAQRGLLDAQIGLNNAVLDELLSVVYLYKALGGGF, from the coding sequence ATGATGACAAAGAATTTCTATATAGCCGCTTTCGTCGTTTCTATGCTGGCGTTCTCTTCCTGCAAGATCGGAAAGCGGTACGTACGTCCGGAGTTGAACCTGCCGGACCGGATCGAGGCTTATACGGATACGACCGATACGGCATCCGTGGAGAATATCCCATGGGAGAGCCTTTACGCCGATGAGGCCTTGAAGGATCTGATCAGAAAGGCGCTGGATAATAATAAGGATATGAAGATCGCCGCCAAGCGGATCTCTTTCGCGAGTATGCTGCCGGAGGTGGGAGCGAATGTCTATGCGCAAAAGGAACGCTTGAATTATGGAGGGGATAACCCAAAGCCCGATCCAGAATTTGGGGCGAAGCTGACTTTGTCTTGGGAATTAGATTTATGGGGCAACCTTCGCTGGGCGAATGAGGCAGCCATCGCTTCCTATATGGAGACCGTGGAAGGACAACGTGCCTTGCGATTGACCATCATCGCCGAGGTTGCCGCCAATTATTATCAACTTTGCGCCTTGGACCAAGAGTTGTCGATCGTACAGCAAACTTTGGACGCACGCCGTGAGGGTGTTCGCTTGGCGAAGCTTCGCTATGAGGGCGGACTTACTTCCGAGACGGCTTACAACCAAGCCCAAGTGGAGTTGGCCCGTACCGAGACCTTGATCCCCTCGCTGGAGCGTCAGATCAAGATCAAGGAAAGCGACCTCAGCATGTTGTTGGGCGAGTATACGGATGATATCCCCCGTGGTCTTTCCTTGAGCGACCAGCACTTGCCGGATGCCTTACCGATCGGCTTACCGTCTTCTTTGCTGGAGCGCCGACCGGACATGCGTCAAGCGGAGTTTAAGCTTCGGGCGGCGAACGCTCAGGTAGGTGTGGCGCAAACGGACTTATTCCCGAAGATCCGTTTGACAAGTAATTACGGTTTCGAGAGCGATGAGTTAAGCAGCATCTTGAAGAGTCCGGCTGGTTTTATCGCCGGAAGCCTGTTGCAGCCGATCTTCGCCATGGGGAAGAACAAGGCGAAAGTGAAAGCGGCGAAGGCTCGTTACGAGCAAGAGGTCTATAGTTATGAAAAGAGCGTATTAGGCGCTTTCAAGGAGGTGAACAACGCTATCGTGACCGTCCGCAAGGTGAAGGAGATCCGTGCTTCCCGCATGAATCTGGAAGCCTCCGCCAGTAAATATCTGGAACTCGCCCAACTGCAATACATCAACGGTGTCATCAGCTACATGGACGTATTGGATGCCCAGCGTGGTTTGCTGGACGCCCAGATCGGTTTGAACAATGCCGTGCTGGATGAGTTGCTGTCGGTGGTATACCTGTATAAGGCTTTAGGGGGAGGGTTTTGA
- the metA gene encoding homoserine O-acetyltransferase MetA — protein MPLNLQKNLPAIELLKKEHIFVMDSLRASEQDIRPLRVVVLNLMPLKITTETDLVRLLSNTPLQVELDFMKIKGHTPKNTPIEHMQEFYKDFDEMADDFYDGMIVTGAPVEQMPFEEVSYWEEITQIFDWARTHVTSTLYICWAAQAGLYHFYGVPKYDLPAKMFGVFRHSLREPFVPIFRGFDDEFFVPHSRHTEIRREDIMKVPELTLLSESEESGVYMAMARGGREFFITGHSEYSPYTLNDEYMRDLGKGLPINKPRNYYRNNDPAQGPVVRWRGHANLLFTNWLNYYVYQETPFRREDIKKLGSL, from the coding sequence ATGCCATTAAATTTACAAAAGAACTTACCGGCTATCGAGCTGCTGAAGAAGGAACATATCTTCGTGATGGATTCCTTGCGTGCGTCGGAGCAGGATATCCGCCCCCTTCGGGTAGTCGTATTGAATTTGATGCCCCTTAAGATAACGACCGAGACGGACTTGGTTCGCCTCCTCAGTAATACACCCCTGCAAGTGGAACTTGATTTCATGAAGATCAAGGGACATACGCCGAAGAATACGCCCATCGAGCATATGCAAGAATTTTATAAGGATTTCGATGAGATGGCGGATGATTTCTACGACGGGATGATCGTGACGGGCGCTCCCGTGGAGCAGATGCCTTTCGAGGAAGTTAGTTATTGGGAGGAGATCACGCAGATATTCGATTGGGCCCGTACGCACGTTACCTCCACGCTCTATATCTGCTGGGCGGCGCAAGCGGGGCTATACCATTTCTATGGGGTGCCTAAATATGATTTGCCGGCCAAGATGTTCGGTGTCTTCCGTCATTCGCTCCGGGAACCGTTTGTTCCGATCTTCCGGGGGTTCGATGACGAGTTCTTCGTGCCTCATAGCCGTCATACCGAGATTCGCCGGGAGGATATCATGAAGGTGCCCGAGCTCACCTTATTGTCCGAGAGCGAGGAATCCGGCGTCTATATGGCGATGGCTCGTGGCGGACGGGAATTCTTCATCACCGGCCATTCCGAGTATTCGCCCTATACGCTGAATGATGAGTATATGCGTGATTTGGGGAAGGGATTGCCCATCAACAAGCCTCGTAATTATTACCGGAATAACGATCCGGCGCAAGGTCCGGTGGTACGTTGGCGGGGGCACGCGAACCTGCTGTTCACCAATTGGCTGAACTACTACGTATACCAAGAGACCCCGTTCCGCCGGGAAGATATTAAAAAACTAGGAAGCTTGTAA
- a CDS encoding peptidase U32 family protein, with amino-acid sequence MRKEPRSIELLSPAKDLICGREAINHGADAVYIGAPKFGARAAAGNTLDDIRQLCDYAHLYSARIYVALNTILKEEELAEAEQMIWQLYEAGADALIVQDMGITQLNLPPIPLHASTQTDNRTPEKVRFLQEAGFTQVVLARELSLNQIREIAERTTVPLEVFVHGALCVSYSGQCYLSAALSGRSANRGECAQYCRLPYSLIDADGKEIVSGKHLLSLKDMNRGEYLEELLDAGVSSLKIEGRLKDVSYVKNVTAWYRKKLDAILARRPEYRRASAGHSTYTFQPVAEKSFNRGFTPFLWKERTKDITSFDTPKSLGEPVGTVKELKGNSFTIAGLKQLNNGDGLTFFNEKGELEGFRVNRVEANRIFTLDRPAIRPKMPLYRNFDQEFDKLLSKPSAERKLSVRMEFQDNAFGFTLSMADETGARIMLTKPFEKEPARREQAENIRTQLSKLGNTPFEAEEVAVAMSDNWFVPSSLLAEMRRLGVERLISTRRIRYRREEARPFKPCVGETPEAPFPEKCLTYLGNVSNSKAGAFYKAHGVTAVEDAFELSPRKDVPLMFTKHCLRYSMGWCPTYQKQKSPYKEPYFLRYKETLLRLRFDCKNCQMLIYAEE; translated from the coding sequence ATGAGAAAAGAACCCCGTTCGATAGAACTGTTATCTCCCGCTAAGGATCTGATTTGCGGCAGGGAGGCGATTAACCATGGTGCCGATGCCGTGTATATCGGTGCCCCGAAGTTCGGAGCCCGTGCCGCTGCCGGTAATACGCTGGACGATATACGGCAGCTTTGCGATTACGCCCATCTCTATTCGGCTCGTATTTACGTGGCCTTGAACACTATCTTGAAAGAAGAGGAGCTGGCAGAGGCCGAGCAAATGATCTGGCAGCTTTACGAGGCCGGGGCAGATGCCTTGATCGTTCAAGACATGGGTATCACCCAGTTGAACCTTCCGCCCATCCCCTTGCACGCCAGTACGCAAACGGATAACCGTACGCCGGAGAAGGTGAGATTCCTGCAAGAGGCAGGTTTCACGCAAGTCGTATTGGCGAGAGAGCTATCACTGAACCAGATACGGGAGATCGCCGAGCGAACGACCGTGCCTCTGGAGGTCTTCGTGCACGGGGCGCTGTGCGTAAGCTATAGCGGCCAGTGTTACCTGAGCGCCGCCTTGAGCGGACGAAGCGCCAACCGGGGGGAATGCGCCCAGTATTGCCGCCTGCCTTATAGCTTGATCGATGCGGATGGGAAGGAGATCGTATCGGGTAAACATCTCCTATCCTTGAAAGATATGAACCGAGGGGAATACTTAGAGGAGCTGTTGGATGCCGGTGTCTCTTCCTTGAAGATCGAGGGTCGTTTGAAGGATGTATCTTACGTGAAAAACGTAACGGCTTGGTATCGGAAGAAACTGGACGCTATCTTGGCTCGTCGGCCGGAATACCGTCGTGCCTCGGCCGGGCATAGCACTTACACATTCCAGCCTGTGGCGGAGAAAAGCTTCAACCGGGGTTTCACGCCTTTCTTATGGAAGGAGCGCACGAAGGATATCACCAGCTTTGATACGCCTAAGTCCTTGGGTGAACCGGTGGGTACGGTGAAGGAACTGAAAGGAAACTCTTTCACGATCGCCGGACTGAAACAATTGAATAACGGAGACGGGCTTACCTTCTTCAACGAGAAAGGGGAGTTGGAGGGTTTCCGGGTAAACCGTGTGGAGGCGAACCGAATCTTTACGCTGGATCGCCCGGCGATCCGTCCGAAGATGCCTTTGTACCGGAATTTCGATCAAGAGTTTGATAAACTGCTATCCAAGCCATCCGCCGAGCGGAAACTCTCTGTCCGGATGGAATTTCAAGATAACGCCTTTGGCTTCACGTTAAGTATGGCGGACGAGACAGGAGCCCGTATCATGCTCACCAAGCCGTTCGAGAAAGAACCGGCCCGGAGGGAGCAGGCGGAGAATATCCGTACCCAGCTCTCTAAGTTGGGGAACACGCCTTTCGAGGCGGAGGAAGTTGCCGTGGCGATGTCCGATAACTGGTTTGTCCCTTCTTCTTTATTGGCCGAGATGCGTAGGCTAGGGGTGGAGAGGCTTATCTCTACCCGGCGGATTCGTTACCGCAGGGAAGAGGCTCGTCCGTTTAAGCCGTGTGTAGGCGAGACTCCGGAAGCCCCTTTCCCCGAGAAGTGTCTGACCTATTTAGGGAATGTATCCAATAGCAAGGCTGGTGCCTTTTATAAGGCGCATGGCGTGACTGCCGTGGAAGACGCTTTCGAGTTGTCTCCCCGGAAGGATGTCCCTTTGATGTTCACGAAACATTGCCTGCGGTACAGTATGGGATGGTGCCCTACTTACCAGAAGCAGAAGTCTCCCTATAAGGAGCCTTACTTCCTGCGCTATAAGGAAACGCTCTTGCGTTTGCGCTTCGACTGCAAGAATTGCCAGATGTTGATCTATGCGGAGGAATAA